In a genomic window of Candidatus Acidiferrales bacterium:
- a CDS encoding type II toxin-antitoxin system HicA family toxin has protein sequence MPRISPTHYRKLVRVLELEGFALVRQRGDHMVFTKPGISRPVVVPRHDPLPVFIIKNILRTARITRERYFELLERV, from the coding sequence ATGCCACGGATCTCACCCACACACTACCGCAAGCTTGTGCGAGTTTTGGAACTCGAAGGCTTTGCACTCGTCCGACAACGGGGCGACCACATGGTTTTCACCAAACCGGGCATTTCACGCCCGGTCGTTGTGCCCCGCCACGATCCTCTTCCCGTGTTCATCATCAAGAATATTCTGCGGACTGCGCGCATCACTCGTGAGCGCTACTTCGAACTCCTGGAACGTGTCTAA